A region from the Brassica napus cultivar Da-Ae chromosome C8, Da-Ae, whole genome shotgun sequence genome encodes:
- the LOC106413883 gene encoding glutaredoxin-C14-like encodes MDKVMRMSSEKGVVIFTKNSCCLCYAVQVLFRDLRVQPKIHEIDNDPDCREIEKALVRLGCANAVPAVFVSGKLVGSTNDVMSLHLSGSLVPLIKPYQSFHK; translated from the coding sequence ATGGACAAGGTGATGAGAATGTCATCAGAGAAAGGAGTTGTGATCTTCACCAAAAACTCGTGTTGTCTTTGCTACGCCGTGCAGGTCCTTTTCCGTGACCTTAGGGTTCAGCCAAAAATCCACGAGATCGACAATGATCCTGACTGCCGCGAGATCGAGAAGGCCTTAGTCCGTCTTGGCTGCGCCAACGCGGTTCCTGCTGTTTTTGTTAGTGGTAAGCTGGTGGGTTCGACCAACGATGTTATGTCGCTTCACCTAAGTGGATCTCTCGTTCCCTTGATCAAGCCGTATCAGTCGTTCCATAAATAG
- the LOC106415043 gene encoding E3 ubiquitin-protein ligase MIEL1 isoform X2, giving the protein MGGASASLLHPMDTDSAIPRDRDFGRSQFGCEHYKRRCKIRAPCCNLIFPCRHCHNDAANALPDPKERHDLVRQNVKQVICSVCEAEQEVAQVCSNCGVCMGEYFCNICNFFDDETSKQQFHCDDCGICRVGGRDNFFHCQSCGACYSMGLRDNHSCIENATKNSCPVCYEFLFDSVKAAHVMRCGHTMHMGCFEQMISEQQYRCPICYKSMMDMSSSWQLLDAEIRAKKMPSEYNYEIEILCNDCNKSSKAMFHILGHKCAHCGSYNTRRISAPQDPPPQGETERQVSEPRE; this is encoded by the exons ATGGGTGGTGCAAGTGCTAGTCTCCTCCATCCTATGGATACAGATTCTGCAATTCCTAGAGACAGAGACTTTGGCAGATCCCAATTCGG CTGTGAACATTACAAGAGAAGGTGCAAAATAAGAGCGCCTTGCTGCAATCTCATCTTCCCATGCCGCCACTGCCACAACGACGCCGCG AACGCTTTACCTGATCCTAAAGAGCGACATGATTTGGTCCGACAAAACGTCAAACAG gTTATTTGTTCAGTATGTGAAGCTGAGCAAGAG GTAGCTCAAGTCTGCTCGAACTGCGGCGTCTGTATGGGAGAATACTTTTGCAACATCTGCAACTTCTTTGACGACGAG ACCTCAAAACAACAATTTCATTGTGACGACTGTGGGATTTGTAG agTTGGTGGGCGTGACAATTTCTTTCATTGCCAAAGCTGTG GAGCTTGTTATTCAATGGGCCTGCGCGATAATCACTCATGCATTGAGAACGCCACTAAGAACTCTTGTCCTGTCTGTTATGAG TTTTTATTTGATTCTGTAAAAGCTGCACATGTCATGAGATGTGGCCATACTATGCATATGGGTTGCTTCGAACAAATGATCAGTGAACAACA GTACCGATGCCCAATTTGCTACAAGTCAATGATGGATATGTCGTCTTCATGGCAATTATTAGATGCCGAG ATAAGGGCAAAAAAGATGCCTAGTGAATATAACTATGAG ATTGAAATTCTTTGCAATGACTGCAATAAGAGCAGCAAAGCTATGTTCCACATTCTGGGGCACAAGTGCGCGCATTGTGGTTCTTACAACACTCGCAGGATTTCAGCTCCACAAGACCCACCTCCGCAAGGTGAAACAGAGcgacaagtttctgaacctagAGAATAA
- the LOC106415043 gene encoding E3 ubiquitin-protein ligase MIEL1 isoform X1 yields the protein MGGASASLLHPMDTDSAIPRDRDFGRSQFGCEHYKRRCKIRAPCCNLIFPCRHCHNDAANALPDPKERHDLVRQNVKQVICSVCEAEQEVAQVCSNCGVCMGEYFCNICNFFDDETSKQQFHCDDCGICRVGGRDNFFHCQSCGACYSMGLRDNHSCIENATKNSCPVCYEFLFDSVKAAHVMRCGHTMHMGCFEQMISEQQYRCPICYKSMMDMSSSWQLLDAEVTVTILYTLLNEVKNLPAFSLQIRAKKMPSEYNYEIEILCNDCNKSSKAMFHILGHKCAHCGSYNTRRISAPQDPPPQGETERQVSEPRE from the exons ATGGGTGGTGCAAGTGCTAGTCTCCTCCATCCTATGGATACAGATTCTGCAATTCCTAGAGACAGAGACTTTGGCAGATCCCAATTCGG CTGTGAACATTACAAGAGAAGGTGCAAAATAAGAGCGCCTTGCTGCAATCTCATCTTCCCATGCCGCCACTGCCACAACGACGCCGCG AACGCTTTACCTGATCCTAAAGAGCGACATGATTTGGTCCGACAAAACGTCAAACAG gTTATTTGTTCAGTATGTGAAGCTGAGCAAGAG GTAGCTCAAGTCTGCTCGAACTGCGGCGTCTGTATGGGAGAATACTTTTGCAACATCTGCAACTTCTTTGACGACGAG ACCTCAAAACAACAATTTCATTGTGACGACTGTGGGATTTGTAG agTTGGTGGGCGTGACAATTTCTTTCATTGCCAAAGCTGTG GAGCTTGTTATTCAATGGGCCTGCGCGATAATCACTCATGCATTGAGAACGCCACTAAGAACTCTTGTCCTGTCTGTTATGAG TTTTTATTTGATTCTGTAAAAGCTGCACATGTCATGAGATGTGGCCATACTATGCATATGGGTTGCTTCGAACAAATGATCAGTGAACAACA GTACCGATGCCCAATTTGCTACAAGTCAATGATGGATATGTCGTCTTCATGGCAATTATTAGATGCCGAGGTAACAGTCACAATTTTGTATACCCTATTAAATGAGGTAAAAAACTTACCAGCTTTCTCTTTACAGATAAGGGCAAAAAAGATGCCTAGTGAATATAACTATGAG ATTGAAATTCTTTGCAATGACTGCAATAAGAGCAGCAAAGCTATGTTCCACATTCTGGGGCACAAGTGCGCGCATTGTGGTTCTTACAACACTCGCAGGATTTCAGCTCCACAAGACCCACCTCCGCAAGGTGAAACAGAGcgacaagtttctgaacctagAGAATAA
- the LOC106413372 gene encoding protein TRANSPORT INHIBITOR RESPONSE 1-like translates to MYKRAALSFPEEVLEHVFSLVHVDKDRNSVSLVCKSWYEIERWCRRRVFIGNCYAVSPAAVIRRFPRARSVELKGKPHFADFNLVPEGWGGYVYPWIEAMSASYTWLEEIRLKRMVVSDECLELIAKSFKNFKVLVLSSCDGFSTDGLAAIASTCRNLKELDLRESDVDDVSGHWLSHFPDSYTSLVSLNISCLVSEVSFSALERLVCRSPNLKSLKLNRAVPLEKLATLLQRAPQLEEFGTGVYSAEVRPDVLSGLSVAISGCKKLKWLSGFWDALPAYLPAVYSVCSGLTTLNLSYATVQSYDLVKLLSQCPKLQRLWVLDYIEDDGLEMLALTCKDLRELRVFPSEPFVMEPNVALTEQGLVSVSAGCPKLESVLYFCRQMTNAALVTIARNRPNMTRFRLCIIEPKAPDHLTLEPLDVGFGAIVEHCKDLRRLSLSGLLTDKVFEYIGTYAKKMEMLSVAFAGDSDLGMHHVLSGCESLRKLEIRDCPFGDKALLANASKLETMRSLWMSSCPVSFGACKLLGQKMPKLNVEVIDERGPPDSRPESCPVERVFIYRTVAGPRFDMPGFVWNMDQQHSAMRFSRQIITTNGL, encoded by the exons ATGTATAAGCGAGCGGCCTTATCGTTTCCCGAGGAAGTTCTGGAGCACGTGTTCTCCTTAGTCCACGTGGACAAGGACAGGAACTCGGTGTCTCTGGTGTGCAAGTCGTGGTACGAGATCGAGCGGTGGTGCAGGAGGAGAGTCTTCATCGGGAACTGCTACGCCGTGAGCCCGGCGGCGGTGATACGGAGGTTCCCGAGGGCGAGATCCGTGGAGCTGAAGGGGAAGCCGCACTTCGCGGACTTCAATCTGGTGCCGGAGGGGTGGGGAGGGTACGTGTACCCGTGGATAGAGGCGATGTCGGCGTCGTACACGTGGCTGGAGGAGATAAGGCTGAAGAGGATGGTGGTGAGCGACGAGTGCTTGGAGCTTATAGCCAAGTCGTTTAAGAATTTTAAGGTGCTCGTGCTTTCCTCGTGCGATGGATTCTCCACGGATGGGCTCGCTGCTATCGCTTCCACTTGCAG GAATCTGAAAGAGCTTGATTTGCGTGAGAGTGATGTTGACGACGTTAGCGGGCACTGGCTTAGCCACTTCCCTGATTCATACACTTCTTTGGTATCGCTCAATATCTCATGCTTAGTCTCCGAGGTCAGTTTCTCTGCTCTGGAAAGGCTGGTGTGTAGGTCTCCCAACCTCAAATCACTTAAGCTTAACCGAGCTGTTCCTCTTGAGAAGCTGGCTACTCTACTTCAAAGAGCTCCTCAGCTGGAGGAATTTGGCACCGGTGTGTACAGTGCTGAAGTGCGTCCGGATGTGCTCTCTGGTTTGTCTGTAGCTATCTCTGGGTGCAAAAAACTGAAGTGGTTATCTGGGTTTTGGGATGCTCTTCCTGCGTATCTTCCTGCAGTTTATTCGGTTTGCAGTGGACTTACAACTTTGAACCTGAGTTATGCAACAGTCCAGAGCTATGATCTTGTCAAGCTTCTTAGTCAATGTCCTAAATTGCAGCGCCTCTGG GTGTTGGACTACATCGAGGATGATGGTCTTGAAATGCTTGCTCTAACCTGCAAGGACCTTCGAGAGCTGAGGGTGTTTCCGTCCGAGCCTTTTGTGATGGAGCCAAACGTTGCGTTGACGGAACAGGGGCTTGTCTCCGTCTCCGCAGGCTGTCCGAAACTAGAGTCGGTTCTCTACTTCTGCCGTCAAATGACCAATGCTGCGCTGGTAACCATTGCTAGGAACCGTCCCAACATGACTCGCTTCCGTTTGTGCATCATTGAGCCGAAAGCCCCTGACCATCTGACTCTAGAGCCACTGGATGTGGGATTTGGAGCCATAGTGGAGCACTGCAAAGATCTCCGGCGTCTCTCCCTGTCGGGGCTGTTGACCGACAAGGTCTTCGAGTACATTGGGACGTATGCAAAGAAGATGGAGATGCTCTCAGTGGCGTTTGCAGGAGACAGTGACTTGGGGATGCATCATGTTCTGTCAGGGTGCGAGAGCTTGAGGAAGCTAGAGATAAGGGACTGCCCCTTTGGAGACAAGGCGCTTTTGGCAAATGCTTCGAAGCTGGAGACAATGCGATCTCTTTGGATGTCTTCGTGTCCCGTGAGTTTTGGAGCCTGCAAGTTGTTAGGACAGAAGATGCCAAAGCTCAATGTGGAAGTGATCGATGAAAGGGGTCCGCCTGACTCGAGACCCGAGAGCTGCCCTGTTGAAAGAGTGTTCATATACCGAACAGTGGCGGGTCCTCGGTTTGACATGCCTGGTTTCGTCTGGAACATGGACCAACAACACTCAGCAATGAGGTTTTCCAGGCAAATCATCACTACTAACGGGTTATAG